In the Natrinema sp. CBA1119 genome, CTCGATGAGATACCGCTGTTTCATTTCGTCACCAAGACCTACTACCGGTAGAAACGTTTGAGAGTGGCAGTGAACGATTCACACAGCGTGAATTGCCTCGGGGTCAAGGCCCAAGGTATTCTCCTATACCGCTTGATAAATCCCGCACAGTCCTGAGCGAATCGTTGATAACTACGCGTGTGTACATACCGCTGGGGGCACTGTCTAGTTCTGTACCTCCTCAATCGGCGTCTTTCCATCGAGAGCTTGATGCGGTCTCTGATGATTGTAGTACTGCATGAATTGTTCAAGCCACTCGCGGACGCTCGACCGACTGCCCACCCACGAGTTATGGAAGCGGTCGATACGCATTTTGAGGGTGTGAAACCACTTTTCGATCTGTGCCATTTCGAGTACTTAAATCCGATCTCAGCCCGTTAGATTGAGCGAGACGATGACAGAAGCAGTTCATTCTCAGACACAGCGTTCTTCGCGTCAGACCCGATCCGAGGAGTACAGTCAGTCACCAACGACCGCAAGTAAATTTTACTCGTTGCTCGACGAAGTCGACAGCGAGTTCATCGCCGACCAGTTCAAGATCGGCAAGTACACTGCCAAGCACGACTTTGAGAATCATCTCAAGATCGGTGTCTTCGAAGGGATTCACCCGTCTGATTCACTCGCTGAACTGGCCGAGAAGACGGCCACGCATAATCAACTGGAAGAAATGGCTGCGTCGACGTTCTCCCGGCATACGAACGACCGCGACTATCGCGCGGTCGTTCGTGTCCTCTTTGGGCTACTCCATTCATCGCAGCTGTATCACCAACGTAATGTCCAGCGTAAGCGGTTGGAACGGCTCGATCGAGCAGTCGTCGCTCTCGATGGAACAAATCTAGCTCTCACTAGATCAGTTACTATTCCGAGTGAATTTGATGATGACGAAGTCATTGACGAGATCAACCCAGGTAACTGGGGTCTCAAACTCAATCTTGCTGCACGTGTGGACGGACACGCCAAGCAGCCTCTTGGCGTGTCCGTCACAGCGGGTGAGACACGTGAACCAACCCAGTTCGATCATCTCCAAGACGACGTCGAGGTCTTCGCAGACCTCGACTCGCCGATTCACGTGTTCGATCGTGGCTATCTTGATTATGACCGCTTCTGTGCGTTGAAAGAGCGGGAAAAGGACTTCGTGTGTTTATTGCAATCAGATTCTCGGGTCGATGTCCTGGAGGAAATCCAGGACATCGACATCACTGACGAAGCAGGAACGCGCCACGTACGTGACGAACTGATTGAACTCGCCGAGACCGGCGAAACGTTTCGACGGATCCTGTTTGAGGACGTGGACGGAGAGGAGATAGCGTATCTAACAACGCTATCTTCTGCAAATTACGATCCCATAGATGTGATGAATATCTACACACTTCGGACATTGATCGAGATTCTGTTCCGAGAGTTGAAGCAGTATACGAACATCGAGAATTTCCACTCACAATCGGTGAACGGT is a window encoding:
- a CDS encoding IS4 family transposase, with product MTEAVHSQTQRSSRQTRSEEYSQSPTTASKFYSLLDEVDSEFIADQFKIGKYTAKHDFENHLKIGVFEGIHPSDSLAELAEKTATHNQLEEMAASTFSRHTNDRDYRAVVRVLFGLLHSSQLYHQRNVQRKRLERLDRAVVALDGTNLALTRSVTIPSEFDDDEVIDEINPGNWGLKLNLAARVDGHAKQPLGVSVTAGETREPTQFDHLQDDVEVFADLDSPIHVFDRGYLDYDRFCALKEREKDFVCLLQSDSRVDVLEEIQDIDITDEAGTRHVRDELIELAETGETFRRILFEDVDGEEIAYLTTLSSANYDPIDVMNIYTLRTLIEILFRELKQYTNIENFHSQSVNGVLFELFCTLIGYVLIEWFRHCHPLRGGVPEAIRLIRTRWNQSLPVYG